A stretch of Lactiplantibacillus brownii DNA encodes these proteins:
- a CDS encoding TOTE conflict system archaeo-eukaryotic primase domain-containing protein, which produces MGNSWHGPHSRDILKAIATDAESGERQAVYFDQVRQQLMIEPLAKFQQRTLTNHRPKIQLTTAEKLALYRRRFTGRQDVYAKRYFNKQAQRDVYSPVTSFINGRPNKDDPQPLTDAVIKAHLKGQIFIGIYPLLKNETTNFLVIDVDKHNWQEIMTSLVQVCKQLKLPTAVEKSQSGHGGHLWFFFEQAITATVARRLGQAVLKRAMAINPDISFKAFDRLFPNQDTLPAGGYGNLIAAPLQYERMQLWTEFICKRPIRAICGSMAVLAGNWHTDIGTSSNRYQQTRYD; this is translated from the coding sequence ATGGGTAATTCATGGCATGGTCCGCATAGTCGTGATATTTTGAAAGCAATTGCGACTGACGCTGAATCGGGTGAGCGACAGGCGGTATATTTTGATCAGGTTCGCCAGCAACTGATGATTGAGCCACTGGCAAAATTTCAACAGCGGACTTTAACAAATCATCGGCCAAAAATCCAGTTAACGACGGCAGAAAAATTGGCGCTTTATCGGCGCCGCTTTACTGGAAGACAAGATGTCTATGCAAAACGCTATTTTAATAAGCAAGCTCAACGCGATGTTTATAGCCCCGTTACTAGTTTTATCAACGGCCGCCCTAATAAAGACGATCCGCAACCACTGACGGATGCGGTTATTAAAGCTCATTTGAAGGGCCAGATTTTCATTGGCATTTACCCACTATTGAAAAATGAAACAACTAATTTTTTAGTCATTGATGTTGACAAGCATAATTGGCAAGAAATCATGACATCGTTAGTGCAGGTCTGCAAACAACTAAAACTACCAACGGCAGTTGAAAAATCTCAATCTGGCCATGGGGGTCATCTGTGGTTCTTTTTTGAACAGGCCATCACTGCAACCGTGGCACGACGATTAGGACAAGCAGTTTTAAAACGAGCCATGGCTATTAATCCGGATATTTCATTTAAAGCGTTTGACCGACTATTTCCAAATCAAGATACGCTGCCGGCAGGTGGGTACGGTAATTTAATTGCTGCCCCACTACAATACGAGCGGATGCAACTTTGGACGGAGTTTATTTGTAAACGACCAATTCGAGCCATATGCGGATCAATGGCAGTTCTTGCAGGCAATTGGCACACTGACATTGGCACAAGTTCAAACCGTTATCAGCAAACTCGCTATGACTGA
- a CDS encoding pyridoxamine 5'-phosphate oxidase yields the protein MDLTTLQHVVTMTNKIALSTALDNQADVKIVNFVWYPAQPATLYFSSVKDSAALTTYAQNPDVAFISVPNDTAVGNPYIRAQHVKLERSEKTMAELLPRYLETVPNYQKVWDLIGPKLVVFELKLKDLYVDPGLGQNKGTMHF from the coding sequence ATGGATCTGACAACTTTACAACATGTCGTGACGATGACCAATAAAATTGCGTTAAGTACGGCTCTGGACAATCAGGCGGACGTCAAAATTGTTAATTTCGTCTGGTATCCAGCACAGCCAGCGACGCTATATTTTTCATCGGTCAAGGATAGTGCGGCTTTGACTACTTATGCGCAAAATCCAGATGTGGCGTTTATTTCGGTGCCAAATGATACCGCTGTAGGAAATCCATATATCCGGGCACAACACGTGAAATTAGAACGTTCTGAAAAGACGATGGCAGAGCTATTGCCACGGTATTTAGAAACGGTGCCTAATTATCAAAAAGTTTGGGATCTTATTGGTCCAAAACTGGTGGTCTTTGAACTTAAACTCAAAGACTTGTACGTTGATCCGGGCCTGGGTCAAAATAAAGGAACCATGCATTTTTAA
- a CDS encoding DEAD/DEAH box helicase family protein produces MRPEQQQAQQALLKKAMGVLAARTGFGKTVVAASLIAQRKCSTLVIVNNRALAQQWQAQLAKFLTIADEPLVEYTRTGRKRKKNVIGSYYGNQKRLSQLVDVATIQTLSRLKNVAEFTQAYGMVIVDEVHHLAAVTFDEVVKQIAAKFIYVLSATPYRRDGWDPIIFMRAGQIVYKTAKIDEQQVLTTKRSLILRLTNWGMLNSDQFKDQTIHENYEAILADRDRNQLIAADIVANFKAGRHQLVLTRRLAQIELLRQCLPKTLAAKIFELSGHQKATQNRETIQKITDSTAPYIIFATSNYVGEGVDIQSIDTLLLAMPVSWKGNVEQYLGRLNRNLAHKTDLRVYDYVDLFVPMLARMYQKRLRTYRELDYQLVVDNPQQVVAIYRGQNGYQQLVQAIKAAKGQSMIGVVSLTQPILKFIQQLNPATITVVITANLQAAMPLRYQQLVKTGVRVQVGATVLNTIIIDEQTVWYDYEELLGKAHQGYALKFGSAALAAHFKKLFDPEAKLF; encoded by the coding sequence CTGCGTCCCGAACAACAACAGGCGCAACAAGCGTTACTAAAAAAGGCGATGGGCGTGTTAGCTGCTCGAACTGGATTTGGTAAAACGGTCGTGGCGGCTAGTCTGATTGCGCAAAGAAAGTGTAGTACTTTAGTAATCGTCAACAATCGGGCGTTAGCACAACAATGGCAAGCCCAGCTAGCTAAATTTTTAACGATTGCTGATGAGCCATTAGTCGAGTACACGAGAACTGGACGAAAAAGGAAGAAAAATGTTATTGGTTCATACTATGGTAATCAAAAGCGATTGAGCCAATTAGTGGATGTTGCGACCATTCAAACTTTGAGTCGACTTAAAAATGTGGCTGAGTTTACGCAAGCCTATGGCATGGTTATCGTGGATGAAGTTCACCATCTGGCTGCCGTGACTTTCGATGAGGTTGTTAAGCAGATTGCTGCCAAGTTTATTTATGTCCTTTCAGCAACACCTTACCGTCGTGATGGCTGGGATCCCATCATTTTCATGCGTGCTGGTCAAATTGTTTATAAAACGGCTAAAATTGATGAGCAACAAGTATTGACGACGAAACGGTCATTGATATTACGATTGACTAATTGGGGAATGCTAAATAGTGACCAGTTTAAAGACCAGACAATCCATGAAAATTATGAAGCTATTTTAGCGGACCGCGATCGTAACCAATTAATTGCTGCAGATATTGTCGCTAACTTTAAAGCCGGTCGTCATCAATTGGTTCTGACGAGGCGGTTGGCACAAATTGAGTTATTAAGACAGTGTTTACCCAAAACTTTAGCAGCTAAAATATTTGAGTTGTCTGGGCATCAAAAAGCTACTCAAAATCGTGAAACTATTCAAAAAATTACTGACAGTACCGCGCCATATATCATTTTTGCGACAAGTAATTATGTTGGTGAGGGTGTTGATATCCAATCGATTGATACGTTGTTACTAGCGATGCCAGTTTCTTGGAAGGGGAACGTTGAGCAATACTTAGGACGTCTAAATCGAAATTTGGCTCATAAGACTGACTTGCGAGTTTATGACTATGTTGATTTGTTTGTACCTATGTTGGCGCGAATGTATCAGAAACGATTACGAACTTATCGAGAATTAGATTATCAACTAGTAGTGGATAATCCCCAACAAGTTGTCGCAATCTATCGTGGTCAGAACGGTTATCAACAGTTAGTGCAGGCAATTAAGGCTGCAAAGGGGCAGTCAATGATTGGCGTAGTGTCTTTAACACAACCAATTTTAAAATTTATACAGCAACTTAATCCGGCGACAATCACGGTGGTCATCACCGCTAACCTTCAAGCGGCCATGCCGTTGCGTTATCAGCAATTGGTAAAGACAGGTGTCAGAGTCCAAGTGGGGGCGACGGTTTTAAACACAATTATTATTGATGAACAAACCGTTTGGTATGATTACGAGGAATTGCTTGGAAAGGCACATCAAGGCTATGCTTTAAAGTTTGGGAGTGCGGCATTAGCAGCTCATTTCAAAAAATTGTTTGATCCAGAAGCAAAATTATTTTAA
- a CDS encoding peptide ABC transporter substrate-binding protein: MSFLNHKKSLLLGGSLILIGGIAFTVHANAQPATHPTSQSINLYEKTTLTSLDASKITDSVSNSVLSEVDEGLYRLNQNSQPVNALATKTTVSKDGKTYTIDLRHNGHWSNGDPVTAQDFVYSWERALNPKTKSEFTYLFTNIKNADAIAAGKLAPNTLGAKATNNYQLKITLSKPAAYFKQVLAGVTFYPINQHAVQKYGQNYGTTAGKTVYNGAFTLSGWTGTNDHWTLTKNPHYQDKKAVKLNHISYQVVKSSTTAYNLYQANKLDMVTLTGEQNVQNKHNADLKTLSAGQIGFIQYNQKDKTAANQNLRAAISLAINRQQLTKTVLENGSVPAKTFAVTNMLKNPQTGHDFVSDATVKDTATLDLTQATKRFKTAKQQLHQKQLSLTITCGDDDTTHQAAEFIQGQLTSHLKGLKVTVRAMPFNAMLTKVSQGDFQLNLTSWSMDFADPSQALTILTSKSNSNMGHYHNSAYDQAMTDADGKDALNAPARYQDLVQAAKTAMQDQAVTPLYEGGSNVLIKPHLKGVVINKFSGAMNYRTAYIN, encoded by the coding sequence ATGAGCTTTTTGAATCACAAAAAATCTTTACTACTCGGCGGCAGTCTCATTTTAATCGGCGGAATTGCCTTTACCGTCCATGCTAATGCACAACCGGCTACTCATCCTACCAGTCAAAGCATTAATCTATATGAAAAAACAACCCTAACCAGTCTTGATGCGTCAAAAATCACTGACAGTGTTTCCAACTCAGTTCTGAGCGAAGTAGATGAAGGGCTCTACCGTTTAAATCAGAATAGTCAGCCCGTAAACGCTTTGGCAACCAAAACGACTGTTTCCAAAGATGGTAAAACTTATACCATTGATTTGCGGCATAACGGACATTGGAGTAATGGCGATCCAGTAACGGCGCAGGATTTTGTTTACTCTTGGGAACGGGCCTTGAATCCGAAAACTAAGTCGGAGTTCACCTACCTCTTCACGAACATCAAAAATGCCGATGCGATTGCTGCTGGCAAGCTGGCGCCCAATACTTTAGGTGCCAAAGCAACCAACAACTATCAGTTAAAGATTACCTTGAGTAAACCGGCCGCCTACTTCAAACAAGTCTTAGCTGGCGTAACTTTTTACCCAATTAATCAACATGCTGTTCAGAAATATGGACAGAACTATGGTACCACTGCCGGTAAAACTGTTTATAATGGTGCCTTCACGCTTAGTGGCTGGACGGGGACTAATGATCACTGGACATTAACCAAGAATCCACACTATCAAGATAAAAAGGCCGTTAAATTGAACCATATCTCTTATCAGGTCGTTAAATCCAGCACAACGGCCTACAACCTTTATCAAGCTAATAAGTTGGACATGGTCACATTAACTGGCGAACAAAATGTTCAAAATAAACATAACGCTGACCTCAAAACACTTTCAGCAGGCCAAATTGGGTTTATCCAGTACAATCAAAAAGATAAAACTGCGGCTAATCAAAACTTACGAGCAGCTATTTCACTGGCAATTAACCGGCAGCAATTGACCAAAACGGTTTTAGAAAATGGCTCAGTCCCTGCCAAAACATTTGCCGTGACGAATATGTTAAAGAACCCGCAAACTGGACATGATTTTGTCAGCGATGCCACGGTTAAAGATACCGCCACACTCGATTTAACTCAGGCAACTAAGCGATTCAAAACGGCTAAACAACAGCTACATCAAAAGCAGCTTTCATTAACGATTACTTGCGGTGACGATGACACCACCCATCAGGCCGCTGAATTTATTCAAGGCCAACTGACCAGTCATTTGAAAGGTCTCAAAGTAACTGTCCGTGCAATGCCTTTCAATGCGATGCTCACAAAAGTTTCGCAAGGTGATTTTCAGTTGAATTTGACGAGTTGGAGTATGGATTTCGCTGATCCGTCGCAAGCCCTAACGATTTTAACGTCAAAAAGTAATTCCAATATGGGACACTATCACAATTCAGCCTATGATCAAGCAATGACTGATGCCGACGGAAAAGACGCCTTAAACGCACCAGCGCGTTACCAAGATCTTGTTCAAGCTGCCAAAACAGCCATGCAGGATCAAGCGGTGACGCCATTATATGAAGGTGGCTCAAATGTTCTCATCAAGCCACACTTAAAAGGTGTCGTTATCAATAAGTTCAGTGGTGCCATGAACTACCGCACCGCCTATATCAACTAA